The sequence CCGCGCGCCTGCCCCCGGCCGCATCGGTTCGCGCAGGCCGGGAACGCGCGCGGTGGGCACCTCGCCCGGACCCTGCCCCAGGTCCCTGCCGATACCGCGTTCGGGCGCTTCCCCCGACCTCGTTCGGATCAGGGGCGTCGCGGCTTCGCCATCAACCCGCTCCTTGAACTCGAACATGGGACGCGAGGGCTCGGGCGGGCGCGTGTACACCACCCGGTCGCCGCTGTACCGGTACACGGGGTAGTAGTAGGGGTCGTCGTGGATCACGACCCGGAAGTCGGTGCACCAGCGGCCGTACGGGTTCCAGTCGAACATCGGCCGGAACCCGTGACACTGGTAACACAGGAAGCGCGGATAGTCGTGGGGCCGGTCGATGTCGTAGGCGACGAAGTCGAGCGCGTACTCCCCTGCCTCCTCCGGGATCAGCGCTGCGACCACATCGTCCATCATCAGGAACGGATCGCGATATGCGGCCTGCGCCAACGCGGCCAGGTTCCACCCGCCCTCGTAGCGCGAGTACGCGAAGCCCGAGAAGTCGAGCGGCGCCGAAGCCGCGACGATGAAGAGGTAGCCCTTGCCCTCGTCCTCCTCCACCTGCCAATAGCGCGACTCGGGAAACAGCAGCCGGTAGTCGCGCCCGGGCAGGGCCAGGTGACCGTCGGTGGGGGAGCCGGGATGGAGCAGGCGCGTGAAGCCGTTGGTGTCGATGTGGAAGATGCTCACGTAGGCGTCGCGCGAGGCGCGGTAGAAAACGCGCACCAGATCGCCTCGCCGCAGCACGGGGCTGGTGCCGCGATCCAGCCATATGCGCGACTCCAGGGGCTCGTCCCGGGCTGCGAACTGCTCCTGGGCTGCCATGGGCGCCGCACACAGAAGCGTCAGCCCGAACACCGGGCCGGTGGCCAACCTCGCGAACCGCATCGTCCTGACTCTTCCCCCTGCCGGCGGGCGCGGCCCGCGAAAACGAAACCCTGGGCCCGTTGTGCTGCACCAAGCGTGCCAGCGCCCCGGCCCGTCGCCTTTCCTCTAACCTATCCGACCATGCCGTCCTTCCCGCAAGTAGACGTGGGCCTGATACCTTGCATGCAAGGGCCGGCGGCGGCACCTGCCATACCCTGGAGCCAAAGAGCGGAACCCGGGCGGGCATGGCATCCTCTCCCACGGTTTTCTAGACTACCCACCATGAACGAACCCAACACGTCCGCACCTGACCCCCGCCTCGGGACCGCCCCGGGCCGGCGGCGCGCCGACCTGATGGACCCGGTGGCGCTGTCGGAGGTCGGCGGCCTCGAGTTCATCGCGCGCGAGGTCGTGGAGGGATTCTACATGGGGCTGCACCGTTCGCCGCACCGCGGGTTCTCCGCGGAGTTCGCGGAGCATCGGGCGTATCAGGCCGGCGATGACCTGCGCTACATCGACTGGCGCATGTACGGCCGCTCGGACCGATTCTACGTGAAGCAGTTCGAAGAGGAGACCAACCTTCGCGCATACCTTCTGCTCGACAACAGCCTCTCGATGGCATGGACTTCGCAGCCGGGCACGCTGGCCACCAAGTCGTGGTACGCGAAACACCTCCTGGCATGCATCGCGCTTCTACTCCTGGGTCAGGGGGATCTGGTCGGCTTCGCGTCCTTCCACCACGAGATCCAGGCCCGGCTCGGACCCAGCGGAGGACGCAAGCAGTGGCACGAGGTCATCCGGCGCGTCTCTCCGCTGGAGCCCACGGGCCTGACCTCCGCGCATTCTGCGTTGCGTGACATCGCCGGACGCCTGCGCCGCCGGGGCCTGATCGTGCTGTTGTCCGATCTGTTGATCGACCCCGAGGAGACCCGGCTGGCGCTGCGCTATCTCAAGCACTACGGGCACGAAGTGCTCGTCTTCCACATTCTGGATCCGGGCGAGCGCGAGCTGCCTCCCGCGGGCGACGTGCGCTTCTTCGATCCCGAGAGCCGCGATGAGATTCAGATCAGCGTGCCGGACATGCGCCGCGAGTACCGGGAGGCCGTGGATAGCGCGATCGCCGAGTGGGAGCGCGCCACCCGGCCCTACGGGATCGACTACTGCATGATCGAGACGAGCCAGCCGTTCTCGCTCGCCCTGAGGACGTATCTGCGCAAGCGGCAGAGACTGGGATAGGAGCCGGATGGCGTGGGCTTTCTGAACCCTCTTTTCCTGGCTGCCGCCGCGGTGGTCGCGGTCCCGCTGATTCTTCATCTCTTCCACCGCCACGAGCTCCGCCGCGTCCCGTTCCCCGCGCTGCGCTATCTGCTGCGCGCCACGCGCGATCATGCGCGCACCATTCGCATCCGACAGCTGCTGCTGCTCCTCCTCCGGGTCGCCATCTGCCTTCTGCTCGTTCTGGCGGGGAGCCGGCTCTTCTGGAGGGGCGCCGGGGGCACGCA comes from Gammaproteobacteria bacterium and encodes:
- a CDS encoding DUF4384 domain-containing protein, which gives rise to MRFARLATGPVFGLTLLCAAPMAAQEQFAARDEPLESRIWLDRGTSPVLRRGDLVRVFYRASRDAYVSIFHIDTNGFTRLLHPGSPTDGHLALPGRDYRLLFPESRYWQVEEDEGKGYLFIVAASAPLDFSGFAYSRYEGGWNLAALAQAAYRDPFLMMDDVVAALIPEEAGEYALDFVAYDIDRPHDYPRFLCYQCHGFRPMFDWNPYGRWCTDFRVVIHDDPYYYPVYRYSGDRVVYTRPPEPSRPMFEFKERVDGEAATPLIRTRSGEAPERGIGRDLGQGPGEVPTARVPGLREPMRPGAGARGGLAPRADESALPGRVVRPPAMAGPSGSLGSSADARGQAPAGAELAPVGRSTAAAGEVRAEGADPVASPETVGDAVAGAPPAVPPPATSPRPDGSLPDAAVRGARLRPDPAVSPAVRAAEGRDERPVLQRRGEPPPAGAGPPPSARPRTPPGEPPPSSAGQPPPGSVGSAAGSGPSRSPATGPPPSARSGPPPRSSGPPPPAARRRPPGRPPVG
- a CDS encoding DUF58 domain-containing protein gives rise to the protein MNEPNTSAPDPRLGTAPGRRRADLMDPVALSEVGGLEFIAREVVEGFYMGLHRSPHRGFSAEFAEHRAYQAGDDLRYIDWRMYGRSDRFYVKQFEEETNLRAYLLLDNSLSMAWTSQPGTLATKSWYAKHLLACIALLLLGQGDLVGFASFHHEIQARLGPSGGRKQWHEVIRRVSPLEPTGLTSAHSALRDIAGRLRRRGLIVLLSDLLIDPEETRLALRYLKHYGHEVLVFHILDPGERELPPAGDVRFFDPESRDEIQISVPDMRREYREAVDSAIAEWERATRPYGIDYCMIETSQPFSLALRTYLRKRQRLG